The following are from one region of the Odontesthes bonariensis isolate fOdoBon6 chromosome 12, fOdoBon6.hap1, whole genome shotgun sequence genome:
- the LOC142396088 gene encoding leucine-rich repeat-containing protein 3-like, with protein sequence MQDLAGFGMPWKPLMFNGCALLWGLFFGICLSNASVMACPSVCHCIEKNGLTVVQCMSRNLEKVPTDLPRDTVILLLAANHITHIPNHAFKELHYLQELDLSNNDIETVDVGAFQGVSDSLLVLDLSNNRIESVPKEAFSRLRAKISLSNNPWHCECTLQEVLRELRLDPETVNEVICHTAVQEEYAGKPVIQVLDSGINFCNFHHKTTDVAMFVTMFGWFTMVIAYVIYYVRHNQEDARRHLEYLKSLPSNSQISKDFDTISTVL encoded by the coding sequence ATGCAGGACTTAGCAGGGTTTGGTATGCCTTGGAAACCCCTAATGTTCAATGGCTGTGCCCTTTTATGGGGTTTGTTCTTTGGAATATGTCTTTCAAATGCATCAGTGATGGCTTGTCCCTCAGTTTGTCACTGCATAGAGAAGAATGGCTTAACAGTGGTCCAATGTATGTCTCGTAACCTGGAAAAGGTCCCAACTGATCTTCCTAGAGACACCGTTATCCTGCTTTTGGCAGCAAACCACATCACCCACATCCCCAACCATGCCTTCAAAGAACTGCACTACCTTCAGGAGCTGGACCTGTCCAACAATGACATTGAGACCGTGGACGTCGGAGCATTTCAAGGTGTTTCTGACAGCCTCCTTGTGCTGGATTTATCAAACAATCGCATCGAAAGTGTCCCCAAAGAGGCATTTTCCCGTCTTCGAGCAAAAATCAGCCTCTCGAACAACCCGTGGCACTGTGAGTGTACGCTGCAGGAGGTCCTGAGGGAGCTGCGGCTGGATCCGGAAACGGTGAATGAGGTGATCTGCCACACAGCCGTGCAAGAAGAGTACGCCGGCAAACCCGTAATCCAGGTGCTGGACTCAGGAATCAACTTCTGTAACTTTCACCACAAGACTACCGATGTCGCCATGTTTGTCACCATGTTCGGATGGTTCACCATGGTGATTGCGTATGTCATCTATTATGTCAGACACAATCAGGAGGACGCCAGAAGGCACCTGGAGTACCTGAAGTCACTGCCAAGCAACTCTCAGATAAGCAAGGACTTTGACACCATCAGTACGGTTCTCTAG